In Spiroplasma chinense, the DNA window AGTCGAAAAACAAAATTACAACTATAGTGACATTTTTGTTTTGTATAGAACAAATGCTTGGTCATTAGAGTTTGAAAAAGAGTTTGCAAACTCTAAAATTCCTTTTCAAATGATTGGAGGATTACAATTTAGAGACCGTAAGGTTATTAAAGATGTAACTTCGCTTTTAAGAGCTGTTGCAATTAAAGATGATTTAGCTTTTGAGAGAATTTTTGGTTTCATTCCAAAAGTTGGAGCTGTAACTGAACAAAGGTTATTTGAACTTGCTCATAACATGGGTGTAAACATGTTTGACTTATTAGTAAATTGTGAAAATGAAGTTATGAGTGTTTCTAAAAACTTAACTTCACTTTCAAATGCTTTAAGACAAGCAAATGAAATGTTTTTAAAAAATGAAAAACTTGTAGATATTTGTAGATTACTTGTAAATAAAGTTGGTTATGAAGATAGAATCAACATTAAAGAAAAAGAAGGTATTGAAACAAAACAAAACCTTCAAGCGTATTACGACCAAATGAGTCAATATGATATAGCATATGATCAAGAAGAAAATGATACAAATAGACTTGTAAAATTCCTACAAGACGAAAGTTTAATTGTAAGTGAAACAAATAGTGAAGTACCAAACAAGGTTACTTTATTGACAATTCACTCAGCAAAAGGACTGGAAAATAAAGTTGTCTTTGTTGTTGGGTTATGTCAAGATGTGTTCCCTTCAAAAATGAGCTTTATGTCTACAGATTCTCTGGAAGAAGAAAGAAGAGCATTTTATGTAGCTGTTACAAGAGCTGAAGAGATGTTATTTATAAGTTATGTATCTGGGGAATATTCATTTATGTCTAATGGTAATTTAGGACCAAGTAAATTCATTTCTGAATTAGACCCAAATCTTTATGAATTAGAAAAAAACATATTCTTTCACTCACCAACAGAGATGTCTAGTCAAAAATATTCATCAGGAGTTATGGACATAAAACCTGAAAAACTAGATTCAGGTGTTTTGACAGGTGATATAGTAGAACATATGATGTTTGGAGAAGGTGTTGTAACTAAAATACTGGACAAATATATTTCAGTGGCATTTAAAAACCCTGCATTTGGTACTAAATCCATACCAATTAACTCAGGTGCTTGAAAGAAAAAATAGTAATTTAACAATTACTATTTTTTTTGTTTAGATATGCAAAACTTTTACATGAAATTCAAATAAGATAACAATTTCAATCTAAAAGTCAAACATAAATTGAAAATAGGAGTAAAACTTTTTTACTAAATTAAAGGTTTTATTTATTGCTCCCAGGCGTATTTTAAATTAAAATAACTATATATCAAAAAAAATTAATATTAAGAGTTTTTGATATGCTTTTAGAGAAAGATAAAAGGGGATAAAATATGAAAAAATTATTAACTGTATTTTCGTCAATATCTGTATTGAGTTTAACAAGTTATTCAGTTTCTTGCTTTGGAGATATAAATACTGGTAAGGCTCCAAATATAGAACTTTCTGAAAAAATCAAAATTTCAGAACTAGGAGAATTCCAAGGTAAAGATGATCTTCCATCGCTAGAAGAATTAATTCATCAAATTAACATAGTAAATAAAGAAACTGAATATTTTGAAGAACTACCAAACTTTGGTTTCAGCAATGAATATACTTATGAAGTAAGAGCAAATGAATATATTAAATTTTCTGAAACACCCAGTGAAACAAAAGCTAGTCTTGAGATTTTAGAAAAACCAAAAAGTGTGCTTTTAAAAGGTAAATTAGAAGTTACTTATAAATATTCAAAAAAAACTGTAGATTAACATTTTAAAAGCAACATCGGGTTGCTTTTAAAATGTTAAAAAAGTATTTAAATGACTAAATATTAAAAAATTTTACTTAAAAACGCTATTTTTAGCAATTTATAAAATAAATTTGAATAAGCATTTCATAAATTAATATATATAATATAAGTGATAGGAGGAATTCAAGATGACTTCATTTACAGCAAAAGTAACTGATCCAGTTGGTTTACACGCTAGACCTGCATCAGTTCTTACAAAAGAGGCTTCAAAATTTACTTCAGAAATTAAAATTATTTGTGGAGAAAAAGAAGGAAACTTAAAGTCAATTATGAACGTAATGGCATTGGCAGTTAAGTCTGGAGCAGAAGTTACAATTGAAGCAAACGGTGATGACGAAAAAGAAGCTGTTGCAGCAATTGAACAAGCAATGAAAGACAACTCAATTATCTAATTGGCATATTTTTTAAGAACGACTAGGTCGTTTTTTTTAGTTTTATTTATATCTGTTTTTATTAATAGATTATTAATTAAAAAGTTTAATTAATTTTTTGACTAAAAAAGTTGAATTTCTTAGTAGTTTGCAGCTTAAAGGATTCTGTTAAATCCTTGTAAATAGATTGATTTTTTCTTTTAAAGGAATAATATGATTTTGAAAGTGAAAGGATGAAAAAATGAAAAAATTATTAAGTACATGAAGAGTCTTGACCTGAATTTCAAGTAGTTTTAGGATGTTTACAAATAGAATTATAAGTAAAAATAAGTTATGAAGTGAAAAAAATATTTTTATTAAGGACCCAGTAAATAATAACCAGAAAATTAAAGATAAAGCGTTTTTGAAAGTTGCATCACTTACATACGCTAAAATGGAAACTTTTTAATCGTTATGAAAGATACATATATGAGAAAAAATGAGATTAAAATAAAAGAAAATCTCTTAATATCATTAGTAATGGATAGTTTTTTGGTGGGTTGAATTTTATTTGAGTATTTCTTTGATAGAGATGCTAATATTTATATTACTTTTTCAAGCAATATAATGGGACTTGTTATTTTTGCATGATCTGCAAGAAACAAACTTGCTTTACAACCGATATTTTCATATGTCAAAAAAGTTAGATCAAGCATGACATCGTTGGTCTTATTGCTAATATTTTTTTGAATTCCTATTTTTTCAGTAGGTTTTATATCGGTTTTATATTTAATCGAAAAAAAAGAAATGAAAAAATTAGGAATAGATTTGGATAAAATTAAGTTCTTTTGTAAAGTAGAATATACAACAGAAGATATTAGTGAAATAGAAGTATAGGAAAAACAAAACTCTAAAAGTTTTGTTTTTTTATCAGTAACCATTGAGGTTAAGTCCATATTAATTTTTGCTTTTTATCTCTAAAATTGGTAAAATCTTCTAGGAAAGGGAATAAATAAAATGATAGAGATTAAAAAAATATCAAGGAAACTTGGTAACTTTGGACTTAAAGATGTTAGTTTCGAAATAAAAAAAGGTGCTGTTGTTGCTTTCGTTGGTGATAATGGTGCTGGAAAAACTACAACCATCAAAGCTTTATTTGGCGAATTAAAACTTGACAGTGGTGAAGTTTTAATTGATGGTGACAATTTATTTGCACACAACAATTTACAAAGAGTTGCTTTTTTTCCTGACTCAAACAATGTTCCAATGAACATAAAAGTACACGATTATTTGCTTTACATTTGCGCAGCTGGGGGAATAAACACTGACGATGCAAATAAAATAATTGACAATGTTTATAAACTGTTGGAACTAAGACCTTACAAAAACAAGAAAATTAAAGAACTTTCATCAGGATGAAAGAAAAAAGCTATTATGGCAAGTGTTTTGGTTAGAACACCAGAATACATTATTTTTGATGAACCAACAGCTAACGTAGATGTTGATTCAAAATTACATTTTATGAGTATTTTACATTTACTTGTAAAACAAGGAATAACAATACTTATAACAAGTCACATTATTGAGGAGTTACAAGAAATTGCAAACTATCTTGTCCTAATTAAAAAAGGAGAAATAGTTTACGCTCAAGATTTTGATAACAAAACAGAAAAAATAATGGACGTTTACAGACAACACATGAAAAATCCAATTAAAGACTTAAGTTTATTGCAAAAATTATATAGAGAAAAGAGAATGCAATAATGCAAGCTGAAAAAATTAAAAAAGTTAAAAGTAATACTGGAGAGCGTAATTTTAGAATTATATTTAATATAAATTTAAAATTATCATTAAAAAATCCAGGAATTATAATTGGAATTATTTTGCATGTGATAACTTGTGCATTGACCCTAGCAGTAGAAACTTTCTTAGGACTAGGTCAATCTGATTCACTTTATGTATATAGAATGTTTTTCTATGTATTTGGATCTGCAACAACTATATTTTTAGTTATGGTTGGATCAATATATTTATTTAAAAGACAAGTGAATGATGGAATTCACTCAATCGAATTAAGAGCTGGTTTTAGAGCTTCAAAATCTTTTTCAATAAGATTGTTAGTATTACTTACTATATCTCTTATTGCTAATGCATTTGTGCTTATGGTTGTATTCTTTTTACACCTAGTATCACCAGTTACAACAGAACTTATGGTAGCCTTTGGTTATTCACAAGTATGTTATTTAATATTTTTATCAATAGTATCAATATTAATAATTACATTTTTATTTACAGGAAGTAAAACAGTTGTTGCAACTTTATTAACAACTGTGTTTATGTTCGTTGTTGCCTTATCACCGTTATTTGCTTCAATTAAGTACATGATAGCAGATGGCGATGCAAAAACAACAAACTATGGTTTAAAAGTAAAAGCACTTAAAGATTACACTGATTTAGTAGCGGGTAATTCAAGTGAAGATATTAAAGATTTATATACTGATAAATTAGTTGATGGAAAATCACAAATTATTACAAGTTTCCAAAAAAACTTAGATTACTATAAAGACGATAATATCATGAGAGATAAACTAGGATTGCCTTATATAAATTATGAAGGCGATTCAAACAAAATATCTAGAGGTTATGAAGGGATTCTTTCAGAAGCGATTATGGGACGTTTAGTTGCAAAAACATTTAAAATGGGTCAATGAAATTATGACTATTCAAATATTCAACTAACACCTAAAAATGATGAAGAAAAAGTTAACCCAACGTATACAGTACCAAATTTATTAGAAGGAACACAATTAAAAGTAGTTCTAGAAAAAATTTATGATGCTGCCTATGATGTTTATGCAGATACTAACGGAACTTCAAATAGAGGAACTGTTTCAAAAATGTTTGCATATCAATCACCTGGATACTTTACAAGTTATCCAAATCAATTTAGTAGAATGAACATAAGTAATGTAATTAACAGTATTTCAAGAGAAATACCAGAGTACAGAACTTACTTAAATTCAATCCTTACAATCTACAATCGTTATGAACAAATTTGAAATACAACTACTGGTGAAACAATATTTGCAGAACCTTTAAAAATTGAATGAATTACAAGTACAAAATACGATGCAGAAGATTTTTACACTCCTGATTTAACTTTAGATTCAGGATATGGCGATTCAAGTTCAATCACAGTAAAACAATTAATGGATAGAATAAATCAAGTTGGTATGGAAGAACCTGATTTTAAATATACAAGTAACAAAGAAATTGAAGATAAAAACTATGAGATTGCAGAACTATATTACAATGTACCAGAACTTACTATAATTAATAATTTAATTATTAATTTATGATTAGAATCATTTAGCTTAACATTTGCACCAACAAGTTCAAATTCAGAAGTTTTAAGTGATATTTATGGTTACTTTAATGCAACAAATAGAAGTAAAGCTTTAACAACTGATATCTTTAGACACTTTGGTGCAATGTCATCAGGAGTGTTGTCAGATCCATTTACAAATGATATTTACAATGGAGTTGGAACAGCAATTATTTACCAAGGAAGATTAGTATATGTAAAAAATATATTTAATTTTGAACAAGATTTCTTAACAAAACAAGATGTCACAAAGGAACAAAAATTATTTTTAGAAGGTAGAAAACTAAAATATTCAAATAGTTTTATTATTCCTTTAGCGTTCTTTGTGTACCTATTAATATCATCTCCACTTGCTTATCTTGCATATCTAATTTATGAGAGAAAGTCTAAAATTTAGAAGGGAATAGTTAAAATGATAGAGATTAAAAAAATAACAAGAGACTTAAGAGGTTTCTTTCTAAATCAAGTAAGTTTTACAATTAAAAAAGGTTCTGTTGTTGCTTTCGTTGGTGATAACGGTGCTGGTAAAACTACAACTATTAAGGCTTTGTTTGGAGAATTAAAATTAGATAGCGGAGAAATATTAATTAACGGAGAAAATATTTTAGAAAACAACAATTTACAAAAAATAGCATTCTTTCCAGATTCAAATAACGTGCCAATGTCTATGACATTAAAAGAATATGTGTCATACATTTGTGCGGTAAACGGAATGAATAAGAAAGATGCAGATACAAGGGCTAAAGATGTTTATGCAATGTTAGACCTTGAAAAATATGTTAACAAAAAAATTGGTAGTTTATCTGCTGGTTGAAAGAAAAGAGCTATTATGGCAAGTGTTCTTGTAAGATCACCTGAGTTTATAGTTTTTGATGAACCAACAGCCAATGTAGACGTTGAAGCAAAACTTTCATTTATGAACATCTTGCATGAACTTTCAAATATTGGAGTAACAATTTTAATAACAAGTCATATTTTAGAAGAGTTACAAGAAATTGCTAACTACTTAGTATTAATTAAAAATGGTGAAATCGTTTTTGAAAACGATTTCAATAATCAAACTGAAAGTATAGCAAATATTTACAAACAAGTGATGAGCGAAAAAACTGACAATATGGAACTTATGAGAGAAATCTACAGACCAATTGAGGAGGTTAAATAATGGAACTAAATTCTATGAATAACCCAATCGTAAGTCCCGAAAAAATGAAAAAGAAAAGAAGTATTAAAGATATCAAATTGACATTACCAAAATTTAATGGTGTATGATTACTTCTTTGAATTAACATTAAAAAAAGTTTCTCATCAAAAGCAATTATAGGAACAGGAATTGTTTATATAATTATTGCTTTAGTATTTATTATAGTGCCAGCAAAATTAGATATCGCTGGTGAAGATTTTTCAAGATTGATGTTGCTTGTAGGTTACATTTTGGCAGTATTCTTCTTTGTGGTATTTTTAACAGTTGTAGTTATGAACTTGATAAAAACGCCAATGATTGAAGGTATAACCAAAATTGAAACTAGAGCAGGAGTACCGCTTTGAAAAACATTCTTAATTAGATATACAACATTCTTGATAGTTTCATGATTTTATGTATTAATTAATTTTATTTTAGCAATGGTATTTACAACTGGATTTGAAACAGCTGTCTTTTCAAGAGCTATGTTCTTATATGGACCTGTAATTTTCTTCTTTATCTTACCGATATTTTGATTCCCAGTTGCAGGATTAATAGCATTAATTTGCTCTCTTGCAATGGGAACATTCTTAGGAATCTTTTGTGGAGCAATTATGGCAATTACTCCAATGATTAATGGTTTAGTAACTTTAATTTCACAACAAGATTACAGAATATCAGAACAGTTAACAAATAGTAATAAACTCAAGTTTGGAGCTATGTATTTACAAGATTTCTACAATACAGTAAGCAAAGAGGAAGCATCTGGCAAAATATTTGACGATAAAATATCAGATATTGCATATGCTATTGAAGAAAACTTTTTTGATTCTTTTGAATTATCAAATTTAGATTTCAATTCTTCTTCAAAAAATAACGATTGAGAAAAACCAGATCAAAGCAGTAATGCTATGGCAACTCTAAAAAGAGCAATTTACTTAGGTCAATTTAACATTGATTCAAGAACAGACTTTAATACTAATTTAATTGAAGGAACTGTACAAAGAACTCCTTTAGAGGGGCTTGCAATAAACAAATTATTAACAGATATGTACAATAAAGTGGATGAACTTATGGAAACAAATGATCGTCCAACAATGCATAGACCTGATTATATATCTGGTCCATTTGTTGAAGGTGCTATTTCAACTGGAGCTATGAAATCTTATAAAGTTAGCGACATGACAAATTGATTTGCAAAAAAATTACCTGAATACAAAACATTGTTTAACTTTATTGGTAAAAGTTATGACAAATACCATGAATTATTCTTTGCAAATGATATTTATGGTTATTCAAATAGAGGAATGTTTGAAAAATTTGATGTTTCAAATTATGGTAATACAGTTGCCCAACCTTCAAATGCTACAGTTGACAACACTAGACAATTTGAAATTTACTTTAGATATCCTGAATATATGGTATTAAATAGTGTGATTCTACAAAGTTGATTAAATTCATACAGCATTAACTATATTGATGAAAGTATTTTTTCAGATGGTTGAGGGAGTTCTTCTTCACTTTCAAGTAAAGCTATGTACGAAAAAATGGAAGAATTACAATCACATTCAACTAACAAAAAAATGGCAAATATCTTTATGCATTTCTATATGATGTATACAGGATCTGCATTAAGTACTAATGTAGGAGATGCTTTTGTTGATGATGGAGGGGTTGGTCTTGAAACTAGAGGGTCAACTTCAAAACTTAGAAACATTCAAGCTCTTGCTAAGTATTCTAACAAAGCAATTACATCAGCTGCTGGTGTAAATGGTTTAATTGATGTAGAAACTGGGCCTATGTTTAAAGAAAATAGTGTAAGTACAACTTTTGGATTCAATATTCAACTAGCAATATTTATGTATATACTAGTTGCAGCTGGATTCACTTACCTAATTTACTTACTATATAGCAAAAACGCAAGAATTTAATAAAACACTAAAACTCAACTTGGTTGAGTTTTTTTGTTTTAAAGGGTAGAAAAAAAGTTTGTAAAACTAAATAATGAGAAACACCAAGTATTAATGCTAATTTTGTGTATAATAATTGTGATTAAGACTTAGGAGGAATGTGTTAACATGTCAATTAAAATTAATGGTACTGGTGCAAGTAACGGAATTGCAGTGGCAAAAGTTTATATTTTAGATGAACAACCAATCGTAATTCCAGATAACAAAGCCAGTGATATTGAAGCAGAACTTGCAAATGTAAATGCTTCAATTGAAAAAGCAAAGACTGACTTAGAAAATCTACAAGTTATTGCAAGAGAAAAATTAGGGGAAGAAAAAGCAGCTATTTTTGAAGCTCATGCTTCAATTCTTCAAGACCCAGCAATGGCAGAAGAATTTACAGCTCTAATTAAAGATAATAACTATAATGGAGCAAAAGCAATTAGTGAAGTTGCAAACAAATACATTGAAATGTTTGGTGCAATGGATGATGATTACTTCAAAGAAAGAGCAGCTGATGTAAAAGATGTTACAGAAAGACTTATTAGATACGTATTAAAATTACCTGTAGCAGATCTTGCAACAATTAGTGAAGAGGTAATTATAGTAGCAGAAGATTTAACACCTTCTCAAACAGCACAATTAAATCCAAAATTTGCAAAAGGTTTTGCATGTAATGTTGGGGGAAGAACAAGTCATGCTGCAATTATGGCAAGAAGTTTAGAAATCCCTGCAGTTTTAGGATTAAAAACAATTCTTTCATCAGTAAAAGAAAATGATGTTTTAGCAATTGATGGAGCAACTGGAGAAGTTGAAATTAATCCTGAAAATAAAGATGTTTGAAACAAAAAAGCTGAAGAATTTAAAGCTGAAAAAGCTTTATTAGAAGAATTTAGAAATAAATCAACTGTAACAAAAGACGGATATGACAAATTTATCTTAGAAGGTAATATTGGAAGTCCAAAAGATGTCGCTGGAGTTTTAGAAAATGGTGGAGAAGGAGTTGGTCTATTTAGATCAGAATTCCTTTACATGGATAATGACCACTTCCCAACAGAAGAAGAACAATTCGCAGCATACAAACAAGTAGTTCAAGACATGGGTGGAAAACTTACAGTTATTAGAACTTTAGATATTGGTGGAGACAAAAAATTATCATATTTTGCTTTCCCAGAAGAAATGAACCCATTCTTAGGATATAGAGCTATTCGTTTTACAATGGATAGAAAAGATATCTTTAAAGATCAAATTAGAGCTTTACTAAGAGCAAGTGCTTTTGGACCAGTAGGAATTATGTTCCCAATGATAGCAACTGTTGATGAATTTAAAGCTGCAAAACAATTTACTTTAGATTGTAAAGCAGAACTTGAAAAAGAAGGAGTTGCTGTTGGAGCTGATTTGGAAATCGGTATGATGGTAGAAATTCCTGCAGCAGCAGTTAATGCTGAAAACTTTGCAAAACACGCTGACTTCTTTAGTGTTGGAACAAATGACTTGATTCAATACACAATGGCAGCTGACAGAATGAGTGAAAATGTAAGTTACTTATACCAACCATACAATCCTTCAATTTTAAGATTATTAAAAATGACAATTGATGGTGCACATAAACACGGTAAATGAGCTGGAATGTGTGGAGAAATGGCTGGAGAACCAGATGCAATTCCATTATTAATGGGATTGGGGTTAGATGCTTACTCAATGTCTGCAACAAGTATTTTAAAAGCTAGAAGTATTATGGCAAAATTAACTCTTGCAGAAACTCAAGAATTAGCAAACAAAGCACTTGAGTGTGAAACAACAGAACAAGTTTTAGAATTAGTACATAATTTAATGAGTACAAAATAAACAAAAAATCTCACAAGAGATTTTTTGTTTATTATTATAAAATAGCAATATTTATGTAGGTATTTAGAACATTTTCTAAAAAAAACAAAGAAATAGGTTAAAATTACTATGTATAGGAGGATTATCGAATGGGATTATTCACAAAAAATAAAAATTTAGAAATCTATGCACCAGTTGATGGTGAAATAATCGATTTGACAAGTGTTAAAGACGAAGTCTTTGCAGAAGGGATGTTAGGAGAAGGTTTAGCGTTTGAACCTGCTAATGGAGAATTTGTAGCTCCAATCAGTGGAAAACTTGTAACTGTTTTCCCTTCAGGACATGCTTTTGGAATCAGAAGTAAATGTGGAGTTGAAATTTTACTACACATTGGTTTAGATACAGTTACTCTTGATGGAGAAGGATTTGATGTTAAAGTAAAACAAAACGAATCTGTAAATCAAGGAGACACACTTGTAGTAGTTGATTTAGAAGAGGTATCTAAAAAAGTTCCTGCAATGCAAACACCTTTAATTTTTACAACAGACTCAATGAGTGGTAGAAAAATCGAAATTTTAAAAACAGGTAAAGTTTCTAAAGGGGATTTAGTAGCAAAAGTTAGCTAGATTTTAAAAAATGTTTATTATTAAACATTTTTTTATTTTTTATTCAAGTAAAATTAAATAAGGTGATTATATGGAAAAAGAAAAGAAATGGTTCAAAGATTTTGATGGAACCCCAACAAAAGGATGAACAAAATTAGATAAATACTATCATACAAAATATGATTTTAATTACACCTCTGTTGAATGAAAAACTGATGGAATGATTTATTTATCAGCCTGTTTAATAGCACCTTTATTTATATCTATTCTTGCAAAATTGTTTTTTGGTTTATCTGGTAGTCAAGGAGCTCAGTTAACAGTTCAATTGCTACAAATAGTTTGTGCTTTAATTGGTATGGTAGTTTTATGACAAAGAGATCCAAAAGGATTTTGAAGAAGTGGAAGAGCTTGATTTTTTGTATATTCAGCATTACCTTTAGCCCTTTCAATTGTGGCAGGAATTATTTTAGCAGCTATACCAGGTTTAGAAAATGGATATGGACAAGATTTTACAATGATGGTTATTTCGATTGCTAATGCAGCAACAATACTTGCATTAATGTATAAATTGGATAAAGTTATTTTCTTTAGAATAAGAGAAACATTTAAATTACACTGGAAATCATTGTTAGTTACTGCAATTATTGGTTTTATAATTTTATTTTCAGTTTCAAATTTACTATTTGGTATAGTGTTTGAAAAAATAATATTTAAAATTAATGAACAATCTCAAAATCAACAAAATCTATATGGGCCTTTGTCTGACGCAAATGCTTCAACTATAGTAAAAGTGATTTATGCAATGTTGTTATTTATTTACGCAGTTGCTTTAGGACCTCTTTTAGAAGAGTTTGTATTTAGAAATAGTTGATTTACAGCTGTATCAAACAAATGATTAGCATTTGTAACAAGTTCAATAATGTTTGGGTTCCTACATTATGGAACAACAGGAGATTTTGAACATGCACTTTCATATACAAGTGCAGGATTTGTGTTAGGGGGAGTATTTTTATTTTCAAAAGGAAACCTAACACATACTTGAATGGTGCATTTATTAAATAATGCAGTATCATTTGCACTTATGTTTATTCCATTAAGTGTATAGAAAGAATTAGAACATGACAATTTTAAAAGTAACTCATAATGATGAGAATCAAACTATATTTAATTATATAAAGAAAAATTTTAAACAGACTAGTTTATCTGTTATTTATAAATGATTTAGAACAAATAAAATCAAAATTAATGATAAAAGAATTAAAGATCAAAAAATAGTTTTAAAAGCAGGAGATGAAGTAAAAGTTTATGACTCTGCAAGTGCAGTAAAAAGAGTTGACTCTACAGTTGTGGATTTTTCGGATTTAAAAGTAATTTATGAGGATGAAAATATTTTAATTGCAGATAAACCTGCAAATTTAGAAATTCACTCACCGATTAATGAAAATTTAGATGCAAAAGTTAGAAGTTATTTAATATCTTCAAAACAATATGACCCAGAACTTGAAACTTCATTTGTAATAAGTCATGTTCATAGATTAGACAAACTTACAAGCGGTCTTGTAATTTATGCTAAAAATAAAGCAACACTTGATGTGTTGCTTGAAGCTATAAAAAATAAAGAAAATATTGAGAAATATTATATGGCTCAATTGGAAGACAATCTAGTACCTGAAGGTTTAATTGAAGGTTACATAGATTACAATCCAGAAAGTCAATTAGCAGACTTTAGACTTGAAGAAAAGAAAAGATACAAAGAATGTAGTCAAATTCATAAATGATATGACAAAAAAGATAACATTTTAGAAATTCAATTACTTTCAGGTAGAAAACATCAAATCAGAGCGATTATGATGTATTACAATTGTCCAATAGTTGATGATTTTAGATATGGTGGACAAAGAAATCAAAATAAATCAATTGCATTAGTAGCTTATAAATTAATATTTAGGAACTTTTCTAATCATTTAGAATATCTAAATGATAGAGAATTTGTATCAACAAATTCCTTTTAAAAATGTTAAAATATATAGCATATGAAGGGGGAACATTATGGTGTCTACAAGACAAGGTATATTTAGTACAATTGTGGGAACTATAATTTCCCTTTTTAATGCCTTAATCCAATTCTTAA includes these proteins:
- a CDS encoding ATP-dependent helicase, whose amino-acid sequence is MSDLLHGLNDRQVDSVITTDVPLRIIAGAGSGKTKVITTKIAYLIEKEGYNPNKVLAVTFTNKAANEMKDRIQKNSNGAYRTPFIMTFHSFCVRVLREDFAHANLRQDFTIIDTTDQTKIVRKILKNLNMDDTKNKPEKKIISKISGWKSKFMTWQEAEQESYSPVDKKFAKVYRDYIAYLEERGFVDFDDLILKVHQLFKNVIEVRNKWISRFDYIMVDEFQDTNDTQFDLIKWLTNNRGCLTVVGDPDQTIYSWRGAKVNIILNFEKEFKNARTVMLTQNYRSTKPILDLANNFIDNNKNREKKDIFTEKLEGEKVSLKEANSRNFEAKYVALKIKELVEKQNYNYSDIFVLYRTNAWSLEFEKEFANSKIPFQMIGGLQFRDRKVIKDVTSLLRAVAIKDDLAFERIFGFIPKVGAVTEQRLFELAHNMGVNMFDLLVNCENEVMSVSKNLTSLSNALRQANEMFLKNEKLVDICRLLVNKVGYEDRINIKEKEGIETKQNLQAYYDQMSQYDIAYDQEENDTNRLVKFLQDESLIVSETNSEVPNKVTLLTIHSAKGLENKVVFVVGLCQDVFPSKMSFMSTDSLEEERRAFYVAVTRAEEMLFISYVSGEYSFMSNGNLGPSKFISELDPNLYELEKNIFFHSPTEMSSQKYSSGVMDIKPEKLDSGVLTGDIVEHMMFGEGVVTKILDKYISVAFKNPAFGTKSIPINSGAWKKK
- a CDS encoding PTS sugar transporter subunit IIA, yielding MGLFTKNKNLEIYAPVDGEIIDLTSVKDEVFAEGMLGEGLAFEPANGEFVAPISGKLVTVFPSGHAFGIRSKCGVEILLHIGLDTVTLDGEGFDVKVKQNESVNQGDTLVVVDLEEVSKKVPAMQTPLIFTTDSMSGRKIEILKTGKVSKGDLVAKVS
- a CDS encoding HPr family phosphocarrier protein — protein: MTSFTAKVTDPVGLHARPASVLTKEASKFTSEIKIICGEKEGNLKSIMNVMALAVKSGAEVTIEANGDDEKEAVAAIEQAMKDNSII
- a CDS encoding ABC transporter ATP-binding protein, with the translated sequence MIEIKKISRKLGNFGLKDVSFEIKKGAVVAFVGDNGAGKTTTIKALFGELKLDSGEVLIDGDNLFAHNNLQRVAFFPDSNNVPMNIKVHDYLLYICAAGGINTDDANKIIDNVYKLLELRPYKNKKIKELSSGWKKKAIMASVLVRTPEYIIFDEPTANVDVDSKLHFMSILHLLVKQGITILITSHIIEELQEIANYLVLIKKGEIVYAQDFDNKTEKIMDVYRQHMKNPIKDLSLLQKLYREKRMQ
- a CDS encoding CPBP family intramembrane glutamic endopeptidase, with product MEKEKKWFKDFDGTPTKGWTKLDKYYHTKYDFNYTSVEWKTDGMIYLSACLIAPLFISILAKLFFGLSGSQGAQLTVQLLQIVCALIGMVVLWQRDPKGFWRSGRAWFFVYSALPLALSIVAGIILAAIPGLENGYGQDFTMMVISIANAATILALMYKLDKVIFFRIRETFKLHWKSLLVTAIIGFIILFSVSNLLFGIVFEKIIFKINEQSQNQQNLYGPLSDANASTIVKVIYAMLLFIYAVALGPLLEEFVFRNSWFTAVSNKWLAFVTSSIMFGFLHYGTTGDFEHALSYTSAGFVLGGVFLFSKGNLTHTWMVHLLNNAVSFALMFIPLSV
- the ptsP gene encoding phosphoenolpyruvate--protein phosphotransferase is translated as MSIKINGTGASNGIAVAKVYILDEQPIVIPDNKASDIEAELANVNASIEKAKTDLENLQVIAREKLGEEKAAIFEAHASILQDPAMAEEFTALIKDNNYNGAKAISEVANKYIEMFGAMDDDYFKERAADVKDVTERLIRYVLKLPVADLATISEEVIIVAEDLTPSQTAQLNPKFAKGFACNVGGRTSHAAIMARSLEIPAVLGLKTILSSVKENDVLAIDGATGEVEINPENKDVWNKKAEEFKAEKALLEEFRNKSTVTKDGYDKFILEGNIGSPKDVAGVLENGGEGVGLFRSEFLYMDNDHFPTEEEQFAAYKQVVQDMGGKLTVIRTLDIGGDKKLSYFAFPEEMNPFLGYRAIRFTMDRKDIFKDQIRALLRASAFGPVGIMFPMIATVDEFKAAKQFTLDCKAELEKEGVAVGADLEIGMMVEIPAAAVNAENFAKHADFFSVGTNDLIQYTMAADRMSENVSYLYQPYNPSILRLLKMTIDGAHKHGKWAGMCGEMAGEPDAIPLLMGLGLDAYSMSATSILKARSIMAKLTLAETQELANKALECETTEQVLELVHNLMSTK
- a CDS encoding ABC transporter ATP-binding protein; amino-acid sequence: MIEIKKITRDLRGFFLNQVSFTIKKGSVVAFVGDNGAGKTTTIKALFGELKLDSGEILINGENILENNNLQKIAFFPDSNNVPMSMTLKEYVSYICAVNGMNKKDADTRAKDVYAMLDLEKYVNKKIGSLSAGWKKRAIMASVLVRSPEFIVFDEPTANVDVEAKLSFMNILHELSNIGVTILITSHILEELQEIANYLVLIKNGEIVFENDFNNQTESIANIYKQVMSEKTDNMELMREIYRPIEEVK